Proteins encoded in a region of the Sphingomonas japonica genome:
- the hisB gene encoding imidazoleglycerol-phosphate dehydratase HisB: MRTATINRRTSETAIDVTVNLDGTGVYAIATGIGFLDHMLEQLSRHSLIDLDVKVDGDLHIDQHHTTEDSALAIGEAVAKALGDKKGIRRYGDALSPMDETLCRVALDISGRPWCVFDLEFSQEKLGEMDTELFEHWFQSFAQAAGITLHVELLHGRNNHHFIESAFKGLARSLRTAVEIDPRKADAIPSTKGML; the protein is encoded by the coding sequence CACCATCAACCGCCGCACCAGCGAAACCGCGATCGACGTCACCGTCAATCTCGACGGGACCGGCGTTTATGCGATTGCGACCGGGATCGGCTTTCTCGATCACATGCTCGAGCAATTGTCGCGGCATTCGCTGATCGATCTGGACGTGAAGGTCGACGGCGACCTGCATATCGACCAGCATCACACCACCGAGGATTCGGCGCTGGCGATCGGCGAGGCGGTGGCCAAGGCGCTGGGCGACAAGAAGGGCATCCGCCGCTATGGCGATGCGCTGTCGCCGATGGACGAGACGCTGTGCCGTGTCGCGCTCGACATTTCGGGGCGGCCGTGGTGCGTGTTCGACCTCGAATTCTCGCAGGAGAAGCTCGGCGAGATGGATACCGAGCTGTTCGAGCACTGGTTCCAGAGCTTTGCGCAGGCCGCCGGCATCACGCTGCATGTCGAGCTGCTGCACGGGCGCAACAACCACCATTTCATCGAAAGCGCGTTCAAGGGGCTGGCGCGATCGCTGCGCACCGCGGTCGAGATCGACCCGCGCAAGGCCGATGCGATCCCGTCGACCAAGGGCATGTTGTGA
- a CDS encoding YciI family protein, with product MSSFARPDAPMCLALLTYVQPIDSVDAQLSAHVDWLGKCFDEELLILAGRQVPRTGGVLLFRGRRAEVEALVATDPFVTSGVATVAVTEFNASMAAGPLADLLT from the coding sequence GTGAGCAGCTTCGCCCGACCCGACGCACCGATGTGCCTGGCGCTGCTGACCTATGTCCAGCCGATCGACTCGGTCGATGCGCAATTGTCGGCGCATGTCGATTGGCTCGGCAAATGTTTCGACGAGGAATTGCTGATCCTCGCCGGGCGGCAGGTACCGCGCACCGGCGGCGTCCTGCTGTTCCGCGGCAGGCGCGCCGAGGTCGAGGCGCTCGTGGCAACCGATCCGTTCGTAACCTCGGGCGTCGCGACGGTCGCGGTGACCGAATTCAACGCAAGCATGGCGGCAGGTCCGCTCGCCGACCTGCTGACATGA
- the hisH gene encoding imidazole glycerol phosphate synthase subunit HisH has translation MSGAVALIDYGAGNLHSVHNALKAAGAADIAITADPDVVRRADRIVLPGVGAFGACASGLRGLPGMVGAMEERALNGGVPFLGICVGMQLLATRGLELGEHAGLDWISGTVGSLVASDGVRVPHMGWNDVAPTRPHPLIEPGEAYFLHSFAFAGGDVLATTDHGGPVTAAIGRDNLIGIQFHPEKSQRYGIALLERFLAWRP, from the coding sequence ATGAGCGGCGCGGTCGCGCTGATCGATTACGGCGCGGGCAACCTCCATTCGGTCCACAATGCGCTGAAAGCGGCGGGTGCGGCCGACATCGCGATCACCGCCGATCCCGATGTCGTGCGCCGCGCCGACCGCATCGTCCTGCCCGGCGTCGGCGCATTCGGTGCCTGCGCGTCGGGGCTGCGCGGCTTGCCGGGCATGGTCGGTGCAATGGAGGAGCGCGCGCTGAACGGCGGCGTCCCGTTCCTTGGCATCTGCGTTGGCATGCAATTGCTGGCGACACGCGGGCTTGAGTTGGGCGAGCATGCCGGGCTGGACTGGATTTCCGGGACGGTCGGCAGCCTCGTGGCGAGCGACGGCGTGCGCGTGCCGCATATGGGCTGGAACGACGTCGCCCCCACCCGTCCCCACCCGCTGATCGAGCCGGGCGAGGCCTATTTCCTCCACAGCTTCGCGTTTGCCGGCGGCGACGTCCTCGCCACTACCGATCATGGCGGGCCCGTCACCGCCGCGATCGGCCGCGACAATCTGATCGGTATCCAGTTCCACCCGGAAAAGAGCCAGCGCTACGGCATCGCCCTGCTCGAAAGGTTCCTGGCATGGCGCCCCTGA
- the hisA gene encoding 1-(5-phosphoribosyl)-5-[(5-phosphoribosylamino)methylideneamino]imidazole-4-carboxamide isomerase yields the protein MAPLTIFPAIDLKRGQVVRLAEGDMDRATIYGDDPAHQAALFAQAGADHLHVVDLDGAFAGGSVNGDAVANILAAFPGRVQLGGGIRDRAGVERWIELGVARVVIGTAALKHPEFVKAAARDFPGRIVVAVDARGGMVATQGWADVSDVTAADLARRFEDAGVSALLFTDVGRDGLLKGCNVEATVALARTVAIPVIASGGVADLGDIEVLRPHVADGIEGVITGRALYDGRLDLTQAIAAGQV from the coding sequence ATGGCGCCCCTGACGATCTTTCCCGCGATCGACCTCAAGCGCGGTCAGGTCGTGCGCCTTGCCGAGGGGGATATGGATCGCGCGACGATCTACGGCGACGATCCCGCGCATCAGGCGGCGCTGTTCGCCCAAGCGGGCGCGGACCACCTCCACGTCGTCGATCTGGACGGTGCGTTCGCAGGCGGGTCGGTCAACGGCGATGCGGTCGCGAACATCCTTGCGGCATTCCCCGGTCGCGTCCAGCTGGGCGGTGGCATCCGGGATCGCGCCGGCGTCGAACGCTGGATCGAGCTTGGTGTCGCGCGGGTGGTGATCGGCACTGCCGCACTCAAGCACCCGGAATTCGTCAAAGCCGCCGCTCGCGACTTTCCGGGCCGGATCGTGGTTGCGGTCGACGCGCGCGGCGGCATGGTCGCGACGCAGGGTTGGGCCGACGTGTCCGACGTCACCGCCGCCGACCTCGCCCGCCGCTTCGAGGACGCCGGCGTCTCGGCGCTGCTGTTCACCGATGTCGGCCGCGACGGGCTGCTCAAGGGCTGCAATGTCGAGGCGACGGTCGCCCTCGCCCGGACCGTCGCGATCCCGGTGATCGCCAGCGGCGGGGTGGCGGATCTCGGCGATATCGAGGTATTGCGCCCGCATGTCGCCGACGGCATCGAGGGCGTGATCACCGGGCGCGCACTGTATGACGGGCGGCTGGATCTGACGCAGGCGATCGCGGCGGGGCAGGTGTGA
- the hisF gene encoding imidazole glycerol phosphate synthase subunit HisF has translation MTVRARVIPCLDVAGGRVVKGVNFVDLIDAGDPVEQARAYDAAGADELCFLDITASHEARGTMVDVVRRTAEVCFMPLTVGGGVREVADARALLLAGADKVAVNSAAVARPELVADLADRFGSQCVVASVDARRVGEDRWEVFTHGGRRATGIDAVEHALNLARLGAGELLVTSMDRDGTRDGYDLALVRTIADRVTVPVVASGGVGGLGDLVAGIRDGHASAVLAASIFHFGHATIADAHAALAAAGIAVRRPMIDSRSAGLHPGADG, from the coding sequence ATGACCGTCCGCGCCCGCGTCATTCCCTGCCTCGACGTCGCGGGTGGCCGGGTGGTCAAGGGCGTCAACTTCGTCGATCTGATCGACGCGGGCGACCCGGTCGAGCAGGCGCGCGCCTATGATGCGGCGGGGGCCGACGAGCTGTGCTTCCTCGATATCACCGCCAGCCACGAGGCGCGCGGCACGATGGTCGACGTCGTGCGGCGCACGGCCGAAGTCTGCTTCATGCCGCTGACGGTCGGCGGCGGCGTGCGCGAAGTCGCCGATGCGCGCGCGCTATTGCTGGCGGGCGCCGACAAGGTCGCGGTCAACTCCGCCGCGGTGGCGCGGCCCGAACTCGTCGCCGACCTCGCCGACCGCTTCGGCAGCCAATGTGTCGTCGCCTCGGTCGATGCCCGCCGCGTCGGCGAGGACCGCTGGGAAGTCTTCACCCATGGCGGCCGCCGCGCCACCGGGATCGACGCGGTCGAACATGCGCTCAATCTGGCACGGCTCGGTGCGGGCGAGCTGCTGGTGACGTCGATGGATCGCGACGGCACGCGCGACGGCTATGACCTCGCGCTGGTCCGCACCATTGCCGACCGGGTGACGGTGCCGGTGGTGGCCAGCGGCGGCGTCGGCGGCTTGGGCGACCTGGTCGCCGGCATCCGCGACGGCCATGCCAGTGCGGTCCTGGCAGCATCGATCTTTCATTTCGGGCACGCAACCATCGCCGATGCGCACGCTGCATTGGCCGCTGCAGGGATCGCGGTACGCCGCCCGATGATTGACAGCCGCTCGGCGGGCCTTCACCCCGGCGCCGATGGCTGA
- a CDS encoding phosphoribosyl-ATP diphosphatase: MADPLDTLEATIAARRASDPEASYVARLSAAGTAKIAQKVGEEAIETVIAALSGDRAALTSEAADLLFHLLVLLADRGVTLGDVRAELVRREGVSGLDEKASRSE, translated from the coding sequence ATGGCTGACCCGCTCGACACCCTGGAAGCGACGATCGCCGCGCGCCGCGCCAGCGATCCCGAGGCGTCCTATGTCGCTCGGCTGTCCGCCGCCGGCACCGCCAAGATCGCGCAGAAGGTTGGCGAGGAAGCGATCGAGACCGTCATCGCCGCGCTGTCGGGCGATCGCGCCGCGCTGACCTCGGAAGCCGCCGACCTGCTCTTCCACCTGCTTGTGCTGCTCGCCGATCGCGGCGTCACGCTCGGCGACGTCCGTGCCGAACTCGTCCGGCGCGAAGGCGTCTCCGGGCTGGACGAAAAGGCGTCGCGATCCGAATAG
- a CDS encoding histidine triad nucleotide-binding protein encodes MPIDATQPYDDANIFAKILRGEIPAKTVYEDDHALAFHDINPQAPQHILVIPRGRYVSWDDFSAHASDAEIAGFVRAVGHVARAAGLVEPGYRLLANTGGDAHQEVPHLHVHIFAGQPLGPMLAH; translated from the coding sequence ATGCCGATCGACGCCACCCAGCCATATGACGACGCCAACATCTTCGCGAAGATCCTGCGCGGCGAGATACCCGCAAAGACGGTGTACGAGGATGATCACGCGCTCGCATTCCACGATATCAACCCTCAGGCGCCCCAGCATATCCTGGTGATCCCGCGCGGTCGCTATGTGTCGTGGGACGATTTCAGCGCGCACGCGTCCGACGCCGAAATAGCCGGCTTCGTCCGCGCCGTCGGTCATGTCGCGCGCGCCGCGGGGCTGGTCGAGCCGGGCTATCGCCTGCTCGCCAATACCGGCGGGGATGCGCATCAGGAGGTGCCGCACCTCCACGTCCACATCTTCGCGGGACAGCCGCTGGGTCCGATGCTGGCGCATTAG
- a CDS encoding amino acid permease, which produces MKFGRVKPLDAILATAKAKSLEPTLGWFQLTLFGIGCVIGTGIFVLTSAGAQKAGPGLMLAFAIAGVICIFAALCYAEIAAMIPVAGSAYTYTYTTMGELLAWTVGWALILEYAVAASAVSVGWSGFFAGTILSEFLGVQLPTWLSGAPLALGGVEGGLINLPAVLIALLITWLLMIGTTESARVNAVLVAIKVTALTAFIGITLTSDAFDSGKFNPFLPAGVFGGFGSGLGAVGAAATIFFAYVGFDAVSTAAEETKNPQRNVPIGLIGSLLFCTIFYILVAAGAIGTIGGQPLMGPNGVPFPAGSEELARQCATFAANQLPLVCSDEALAHVLRQIGWSGVGNALGLAASLALPSVILILLFGQTRVAFVMSRDGLLPESWSKVHPKWKTPHVITAITGIAVAFAAAFLPVGKLADIANAGTLYAFMMVAIAVMMLRKSSADYPRKFRTPMLWLVGPLTVAGCIFLFFNLPIDAMLVLPIWGALGLIVYFGYSRSRSHLGRGVVEVVDLDHDPEHTPNV; this is translated from the coding sequence ATGAAATTTGGGCGCGTAAAGCCACTCGACGCCATTTTGGCGACCGCGAAGGCCAAATCGCTGGAACCGACGCTGGGCTGGTTCCAGCTGACCCTGTTCGGCATCGGCTGCGTGATCGGTACCGGCATCTTCGTGTTGACCTCGGCCGGTGCGCAAAAGGCCGGTCCCGGTCTGATGCTCGCCTTTGCCATCGCCGGCGTGATCTGCATCTTCGCCGCCCTGTGCTACGCCGAGATCGCAGCGATGATCCCGGTGGCGGGCTCGGCCTACACCTATACCTACACGACCATGGGCGAATTGCTCGCCTGGACCGTGGGGTGGGCGCTGATACTCGAATATGCCGTCGCGGCATCGGCGGTATCGGTCGGCTGGTCGGGGTTTTTCGCGGGGACAATCCTCAGTGAATTCCTGGGCGTGCAGTTACCGACCTGGCTGTCGGGCGCGCCGCTGGCGCTGGGCGGAGTCGAGGGCGGCCTCATCAACCTTCCCGCGGTCCTGATCGCGCTGCTCATCACCTGGCTGCTGATGATCGGCACCACCGAAAGCGCGCGCGTCAACGCCGTACTCGTCGCGATCAAGGTGACCGCGCTGACCGCGTTCATCGGCATCACGCTCACCTCGGACGCTTTTGATTCGGGCAAGTTCAATCCGTTCCTTCCCGCCGGCGTGTTCGGCGGCTTCGGCTCCGGCCTGGGTGCGGTCGGCGCCGCGGCGACCATCTTCTTTGCCTATGTCGGCTTCGACGCGGTCTCGACTGCGGCGGAGGAGACCAAGAACCCGCAGCGCAACGTCCCGATCGGGCTGATCGGCTCGCTGCTGTTCTGCACCATATTCTACATCCTAGTGGCCGCAGGAGCGATCGGCACGATTGGCGGACAGCCGCTGATGGGGCCGAACGGTGTGCCGTTCCCAGCCGGGTCGGAGGAACTCGCGCGGCAATGCGCCACCTTTGCAGCCAATCAGCTGCCGCTGGTGTGTTCGGATGAGGCGCTGGCGCACGTCCTGCGCCAGATCGGCTGGTCTGGCGTGGGCAATGCGCTTGGCCTCGCCGCATCGCTGGCGCTGCCGTCGGTCATCCTGATCCTGCTGTTCGGCCAGACCCGCGTCGCGTTCGTGATGAGCCGCGACGGGCTGCTCCCGGAATCGTGGAGCAAGGTGCATCCCAAGTGGAAGACGCCGCACGTGATTACCGCGATCACCGGCATCGCGGTGGCATTTGCAGCGGCCTTCCTGCCGGTCGGCAAGCTCGCCGACATCGCCAATGCAGGAACGCTGTATGCGTTCATGATGGTGGCGATCGCCGTGATGATGCTGCGCAAGAGCAGCGCCGACTATCCCCGCAAGTTCCGCACGCCGATGTTGTGGCTGGTCGGACCGCTGACGGTTGCGGGGTGCATCTTCCTGTTCTTTAATCTGCCGATCGACGCCATGCTGGTCCTGCCGATCTGGGGCGCGCTCGGGTTGATCGTCTATTTTGGGTATAGCCGCAGCCGCAGCCATCTCGGCCGAGGCGTGGTCGAAGTCGTCGATCTCGACCATGATCCCGAGCATACTCCGAACGTCTGA
- a CDS encoding adenosine kinase, whose amino-acid sequence MTPATYDVVAIGNAIVDILAQADDAFIAEQGMTKGSMQLMFSPAEADALYAKMGPGREVSGGSAANTIAGIAALGGKCGFIGQVADDQLGQVFKHDINAAGIRFDTPPRAGEPTTARCLIFVTPDGQRTMNTFLGASQFLPEHAIDREMIAGGAILYLEGYLWDPEEPRAAMRAAIDVARAAGRRVAFTLSDVFCISRHGDDFRQLMADGLIDILFANENELLALCQTEDFEAAVAQAAAQVPVLVVTRSEHGAIAVKDGERVAVAAEPIARVVDTTGAGDLFAAGFLHGQAQGRDVATSLRMGALCAAEIISHYGARPEVDLKAMVAAKLG is encoded by the coding sequence TTGACCCCCGCCACCTATGACGTCGTTGCGATCGGCAACGCGATCGTCGACATCCTCGCCCAGGCCGACGACGCCTTCATTGCCGAGCAGGGCATGACCAAGGGGTCGATGCAGTTGATGTTCTCGCCCGCCGAGGCCGATGCGCTCTATGCCAAGATGGGCCCGGGGCGCGAGGTGTCGGGCGGATCGGCGGCCAACACCATCGCCGGAATCGCGGCGCTGGGCGGAAAATGCGGGTTTATCGGCCAGGTCGCCGACGATCAGTTGGGCCAGGTGTTCAAGCACGACATCAACGCCGCCGGTATCCGGTTCGACACGCCTCCGCGCGCAGGCGAGCCGACCACCGCGCGCTGCCTGATCTTCGTCACCCCCGACGGCCAGCGCACCATGAACACGTTCCTGGGCGCGTCGCAGTTCCTGCCCGAGCATGCAATCGACCGCGAGATGATCGCGGGCGGCGCGATCCTGTATCTCGAAGGTTATCTGTGGGACCCCGAAGAACCACGCGCCGCGATGCGCGCGGCGATCGACGTCGCGCGCGCGGCGGGCCGGCGGGTGGCGTTCACGCTGAGCGACGTGTTCTGCATCTCGCGCCACGGCGACGATTTCCGCCAGTTGATGGCCGATGGCCTGATCGACATCCTGTTCGCCAACGAGAACGAGCTGCTGGCATTGTGCCAGACCGAGGATTTCGAGGCGGCGGTCGCGCAGGCGGCGGCGCAGGTGCCGGTGCTGGTGGTGACGCGCAGCGAGCATGGCGCGATCGCGGTCAAGGACGGCGAGCGGGTGGCGGTCGCGGCCGAGCCGATCGCGCGGGTGGTCGATACTACGGGTGCGGGCGACTTGTTCGCGGCAGGGTTCCTGCATGGCCAGGCGCAGGGCCGCGACGTCGCGACGTCGCTGCGGATGGGCGCGCTGTGCGCGGCCGAGATCATCTCGCATTACGGCGCGCGGCCGGAAGTCGATCTGAAGGCGATGGTTGCCGCCAAGCTGGGCTAG
- a CDS encoding EI24 domain-containing protein: MVRALALSIAQLGDRPVLAVLLKSLLVTVLLFGVVGFAGWVGARAVIDAFGWDARWRDLAGIAAVALVAGGAWLVFRAVAIAVVGIFADDVVEAVERRHYPDRLATARPVSLMRGIGMGLGSAARTILVNVAMLPVYILLLVTGIGTAIAFFAVNGWLLGRDLGDMVAARHVARDHLPAWRGSTRGSRLLLGLGVTALFVIPVVNLFAPVLGAAMATHLFHRRPVA; this comes from the coding sequence ATGGTGCGTGCCCTGGCCTTGTCGATCGCACAACTGGGCGACCGCCCGGTCCTGGCGGTGCTTCTCAAATCCTTGCTCGTCACGGTGCTGCTGTTCGGGGTTGTCGGGTTCGCTGGCTGGGTGGGTGCGCGCGCGGTCATCGATGCGTTCGGCTGGGACGCGCGCTGGCGCGACCTTGCGGGGATAGCCGCGGTCGCGCTGGTGGCGGGCGGAGCATGGCTGGTGTTCCGCGCGGTCGCGATCGCGGTGGTCGGGATCTTCGCCGACGACGTCGTCGAGGCGGTCGAGCGGCGCCACTATCCCGATCGTCTCGCCACCGCGCGCCCCGTGTCGCTGATGCGCGGGATCGGCATGGGGCTGGGCTCGGCAGCGCGGACGATCCTCGTCAACGTGGCAATGCTGCCGGTCTACATCCTTCTGCTAGTCACCGGCATCGGCACCGCGATCGCGTTCTTCGCGGTCAATGGCTGGCTGTTAGGGCGCGATCTCGGCGACATGGTCGCGGCCAGGCATGTCGCACGCGATCATTTGCCCGCTTGGCGCGGCTCGACCCGCGGCAGCCGCCTGCTGCTCGGGCTCGGCGTCACCGCCCTGTTCGTCATCCCGGTCGTCAACCTGTTCGCACCGGTGCTCGGCGCGGCGATGGCAACGCATCTCTTCCACCGAAGGCCTGTCGCATGA
- a CDS encoding PilZ domain-containing protein: MASRATQYRPVAPAQADARRAPRHRVVVTRASVRRHGAAAVEAVLDDLSIYGCRVSVAELDPVGERLWLRFEGGMPVAATVIWATDGRMGCRFDQPIARQLARALTLAFD; the protein is encoded by the coding sequence ATGGCGTCACGCGCAACGCAATATCGACCGGTGGCACCGGCACAGGCCGATGCCCGGCGTGCGCCGCGGCACCGCGTCGTGGTCACCCGCGCGTCGGTCCGACGCCACGGTGCCGCTGCGGTCGAGGCGGTGCTCGACGATCTCTCGATCTATGGCTGCCGCGTCAGCGTCGCTGAACTCGATCCGGTGGGCGAGCGCCTGTGGCTGCGCTTCGAAGGCGGCATGCCGGTTGCCGCGACGGTGATCTGGGCGACCGACGGCCGCATGGGATGCCGCTTCGATCAACCGATCGCACGACAGCTCGCCAGAGCGCTGACGCTGGCGTTCGACTAA
- the queG gene encoding tRNA epoxyqueuosine(34) reductase QueG, with the protein MTDARVLEQRIKAQAQVLGFAACGIASADAAPRSAERLRQWLEAGRHGTMIWMEERAGQRGSPRGLWRDVRSVIALGMSYAPAGDPLALADAGTRGRISAYAQGKDYHDVVKKALKALGRWLATEAGCELKVFVDTAPVMEKPLAEAAGLGWQGKHTNLVSREHGSWLFLGAIYTTLDLVADEAGRDRCGSCDACQRACPTDAFPSPYMLDARRCISYLTIEHKGAIPDEFRAAIGNRIYGCDDCLAVCPWNKFADAAAANKAFVAREGNDGPGLAELLALDDAGFRARFAGSPIKRIGRDRMMRNCLIAAGNSGAPALRGAVAPLLTDPDPVVREAAEWAWGRLAAL; encoded by the coding sequence GTGACCGACGCGCGCGTCCTCGAGCAGCGGATCAAGGCGCAGGCGCAGGTGCTGGGCTTCGCCGCATGCGGCATCGCTTCGGCCGACGCCGCGCCGCGCAGCGCCGAGCGGCTGCGGCAATGGCTGGAGGCGGGCCGCCACGGCACGATGATCTGGATGGAGGAACGCGCCGGCCAGCGCGGCAGTCCGCGTGGATTATGGCGCGACGTGCGCTCGGTGATCGCGCTGGGGATGAGCTACGCACCGGCCGGCGATCCGCTGGCGCTGGCCGACGCCGGGACGCGCGGCCGCATCTCTGCCTATGCGCAGGGCAAGGATTATCACGATGTCGTCAAGAAGGCGCTCAAGGCGCTCGGCCGCTGGCTCGCCACCGAGGCGGGGTGCGAGCTCAAGGTATTCGTCGATACGGCGCCGGTGATGGAAAAGCCGCTGGCCGAGGCCGCCGGGCTGGGCTGGCAGGGCAAGCATACCAACCTCGTCAGCCGCGAGCATGGCAGCTGGCTGTTCCTCGGTGCGATCTATACCACGCTCGATCTCGTCGCCGACGAAGCCGGGCGCGACCGCTGCGGATCGTGCGACGCGTGCCAGCGCGCGTGCCCGACCGACGCGTTTCCCAGCCCCTATATGCTCGATGCGCGGCGCTGCATCTCGTACCTGACGATCGAGCACAAGGGTGCGATTCCCGACGAATTCCGCGCCGCGATCGGCAACCGTATCTATGGCTGCGACGACTGCCTGGCGGTGTGCCCGTGGAACAAGTTCGCCGATGCCGCCGCGGCCAACAAGGCGTTCGTCGCGCGCGAAGGCAATGACGGCCCCGGCCTTGCCGAACTGCTCGCGCTCGACGATGCCGGGTTTCGCGCACGTTTTGCCGGATCGCCGATCAAGCGCATCGGGCGCGACCGGATGATGCGCAACTGCCTGATCGCTGCCGGGAACAGCGGTGCGCCCGCGCTGCGCGGCGCGGTTGCGCCGCTTCTAACGGACCCGGACCCGGTCGTGCGCGAAGCGGCGGAGTGGGCGTGGGGACGGTTGGCAGCCCTGTGA
- a CDS encoding esterase-like activity of phytase family protein, with the protein MRILLSILLILVFVPSWTGEPRIPRFGPKAQMTLRPLGIAPGLRSGRLTYLNGWELHSNDPAFGGFGAIAVAGDRFTLLSDGGALVRFTLGGDGIARGVRFGALPNGPGSGWRKEHRDSESLAIDPATGTAWAGFEPSEGLPGSIWRYADGFDRALGHVEPEAMRGWPVNAGAETLVRLRSGQFVSLSERATERRKKPLRAILFDRDPVRPDARAFGFFYRPPVPRSFPTDAAQLPDGNLVVLNRSASLKRWFRGNVAIVRRSDIRPGAIVAGTLVGRIAPPLPQDNYEGVAVTRERGDTILWIVSDDNESILQRSLLLKFRLEPPAPRRGTAP; encoded by the coding sequence ATGCGCATCCTGTTGTCGATCCTGCTGATCCTCGTCTTCGTGCCGAGCTGGACCGGCGAGCCGCGCATTCCCCGCTTTGGTCCAAAGGCGCAGATGACGCTGCGGCCACTGGGCATCGCGCCTGGCCTGCGCAGCGGACGCCTGACCTATCTGAACGGATGGGAACTCCACAGCAACGACCCGGCGTTCGGGGGCTTCGGCGCAATCGCGGTGGCCGGCGATCGCTTCACGCTGCTGAGCGACGGCGGAGCGCTGGTCCGCTTCACGCTAGGCGGCGACGGCATCGCGCGCGGCGTGCGGTTCGGCGCGCTGCCGAACGGGCCGGGATCGGGCTGGCGCAAGGAGCATCGGGATAGCGAATCGCTGGCGATCGATCCTGCGACGGGGACTGCGTGGGCAGGGTTCGAGCCTTCCGAAGGATTGCCGGGGTCGATCTGGCGCTATGCCGATGGCTTTGACCGGGCATTGGGACACGTAGAGCCGGAGGCGATGCGGGGCTGGCCGGTCAATGCCGGCGCCGAGACGCTGGTGCGGCTGCGGTCGGGACAGTTTGTGTCGCTGAGCGAGCGGGCGACAGAGCGCCGCAAGAAGCCGTTGCGCGCGATCCTGTTCGACCGCGATCCCGTGCGACCCGATGCGCGCGCGTTCGGCTTCTTCTATCGTCCGCCGGTGCCGCGATCCTTTCCCACCGATGCGGCGCAGCTGCCCGACGGCAACCTTGTCGTCCTCAACCGCTCGGCGTCGCTCAAGCGCTGGTTTCGCGGCAATGTCGCGATTGTGCGCCGCAGCGACATCCGCCCCGGCGCGATCGTCGCCGGAACGCTGGTCGGGCGGATCGCGCCGCCGCTGCCACAGGACAATTACGAAGGCGTGGCGGTGACGCGCGAGCGCGGCGACACCATCTTGTGGATCGTGTCCGACGACAATGAATCAATCCTGCAGCGCAGCCTGCTGCTCAAGTTCCGGCTCGAGCCTCCAGCTCCCCGGCGCGGCACGGCGCCGTGA
- a CDS encoding glycine zipper 2TM domain-containing protein, translated as MFKKLSIASAAIAMSAFALPAAASADTGTLAATPFTSAAAQFAPGIASFDTASDYQRYRDRRYYGRDRRYANRNNRRTPQRCSSTEGTVIGAVAGGLLGNTVAGNNNRLLGTIIGGGAGALAGREIDRSGQPRRCARYR; from the coding sequence ATGTTCAAGAAGCTCAGCATCGCAAGCGCAGCCATCGCCATGAGCGCATTCGCTCTCCCGGCAGCAGCATCGGCGGACACCGGCACGCTTGCCGCGACGCCGTTCACCAGCGCCGCCGCGCAGTTCGCGCCCGGCATCGCTTCGTTCGATACCGCCAGCGACTATCAGCGCTATCGTGACCGCCGCTATTATGGTCGCGATCGGCGCTACGCCAATCGCAACAACCGTCGCACGCCGCAGCGTTGCAGCAGCACCGAAGGCACCGTGATCGGCGCCGTTGCGGGCGGATTGCTCGGCAACACGGTCGCCGGGAACAACAATCGACTGCTCGGCACGATCATCGGTGGTGGTGCAGGCGCGCTCGCCGGCCGCGAAATCGACCGCTCGGGTCAGCCGCGCCGGTGCGCCCGGTATCGCTAA